Within Ktedonobacterales bacterium, the genomic segment GTGGAACCTTTATGACTCCATTGGTGATATGCCTACTCGCTGCACATGAATGTAGGCTATCTGGTTCCATTGCTCGCGCACACCGATCATAGCGAAATGAAAGCGATCTGCGGCCAGGAAGGCGGCAATGTCCTCGACGGGAAAATCGGAGGAGCCGCTCTCAAAAATAGCGAATCGTCCTGACGCGCGGAGCCGCGCGATGCCAGCGGCCAGAACCGCTGGCGGATCGGCTTGCCCGGTGAGCAGCGCCTCCAGATAATCGGCGCAGAGCTGGTCTTCCATCGGCTGCACGCCCTCGCTCCCTCTGGTTTCCGTCGGCATCAAGGTAATGAGTCCGTCGGTGGATGTTGCTAGCTGGCGCGCATAAGCTGCTGTGGCGCGGGCATTGACGAGCGAGCAAGGCAGCAGATGGGTCGCGTTGATGGCGCCGACGGCTCCCTGTGTT encodes:
- a CDS encoding 2-phosphosulfolactate phosphatase; its protein translation is MEIQRVHRMEAAQARGVVIVIDVIRAFSVAAYALAGGARALWLVRAVEDALALRQREPEALLAGEVGGRLIPGFDFNNSPSQMAQARIQGRLLIQRTGAGTQGAVGAINATHLLPCSLVNARATAAYARQLATSTDGLITLMPTETRGSEGVQPMEDQLCADYLEALLTGQADPPAVLAAGIARLRASGRFAIFESGSSDFPVEDIAAFLAADRFHFAMIGVREQWNQIAYIHVQRVGISPMES